The Microplitis mediator isolate UGA2020A chromosome 8, iyMicMedi2.1, whole genome shotgun sequence genome has a window encoding:
- the LOC130672719 gene encoding protein escargot-like, with the protein MLVEEMPRSFVKKNNSYSHCPLKKRPVHVLYEEVPESVKDEIIDVVTDDIPEPENLSTKPEDLSLTAEKLRPRSLSRSPSPCAKVPRHSIDQCSPLRVTAIQSLQPTAIHHQLHYPSKPITPPVGIAPVNQIVKKERVEVIQHDGGSSSSALSPINYLATKTPLEPLNLNTPVEPVAHYATPAWTRAPLYPPHYLPYSPAYRFPQHPTGELYPSYPLAGYHPHSSPEHASLSPPPHHASLTCPTIQRPIPRNYWPASSPDHCTLSPTSTMSYGPLRSPPPVTPEDLSSPGSDSGRSSAGSTSAGSTILMKMDSASQNIVGTPSAASTVSTNSSSSPRYQCPDCGKSYSTYSGLSKHQQFHCAAAEGQTKKSFSCKYCEKVYVSLGALKMHIRTHTLPCKCHLCGKAFSRPWLLQGHIRTHTGEKPFSCQHCNRAFADRSNLRAHLQTHSDVKKYSCSSCSKTFSRMSLLTKHQEGGCPGINVPIGYNC; encoded by the exons ATGCTTGTCGAAGAAATGCCGCGTAGTTTTGTGAAAAAGAACAACAGTTACAGCCACTGTCCGTTGAAAAAACGGCCAGTCCATGTGCTGTATGAGGAAGTTCCCGAATCTGTCAAAg ACGAAATCATCGACGTAGTGACAGACGACATCCCAGAGCCAGAAAACTTGAGCACAAAACCAGAAGATCTGAGTCTCACGGCTGAAAAATTGAGACCACGTTCACTATCACGGTCACCGTCACCCTGTGCCAAAGTACCCCGTCATTCAATCGACCAGTGTTCACCGCTACGTGTGACAGCAATCCAGTCTCTCCAACCAACAGCAATTCACCATCAGTTACATTATCCATCAAAACCAATAACTCCGCCCGTTGGCATCGCGCCAGTGAATCAAATCGTCAAGAAAGAACGAGTCGAAGTGATCCAACACGACGGCGGTTCATCGTCATCAGCATTGTCACCAATAAATTACTTGGCGACAAAAACACCATTGGAACCATTGAATCTCAATACACCAGTAGAACCAGTCGCTCACTACGCGACACCAGCTTGGACCCGGGCTCCACTTTATCCGCCCCATTACTTGCCGTACTCACCAGCTTACCGTTTTCCCCAGCATCCGACTGGTGAACTCTACCCGTCATATCCTCTGGCAGGATATCATCCACACTCGTCACCAGAGCATGCATCGCTTTCACCGCCACCTCATCATGCATCATTGACATGTCCGACAATACAGAGACCAATTCCTCGTAATTACTGGCCGGCATCAAGTCCAGATCATTGCACTCTATCGCCAACAAGTACAATGAGCTACGGTCCACTTCGATCACCTCCACCAGTGACACCCGAAGATTTATCATCTCCTGGAAGTGACAGTGGTCGTTCAAGTGCCGGTTCAACATCAGCCGGGTCAACAATTCTGATGAAAATGGACTCGGCATCTCAAAATATCGTCGGAACACCATCAGCAGCATCAACAGTTTCAACAAATTCGTCATCGTCACCCCGATACCAATGTCCTGATTGTGGCAAATCGTATTCTACTTACAGTGGACTATCAAAACATCAACAATTTCATTGTGCTGCTGCTGAAGgtcaaactaaaaaatcatTCTCGTGTAAATACTGCGAAAAAGTTTACGTCAGTCTTGGTGCACTGAAAATGCACATAAGAACGCACACGTTACCGTGCAAGTGTCATCTGTGCGGAAAAGCATTTTCACGTCCCTGGTTACTACAGGGTCATATTAGAACACATACTGGTGAAAAACCATTCAGTTGTCAACATTGCAATCGTGCATTTGCTGACCGCAGTAATTTACGCGCACATTTACAAACACACAGCgatgtcaaaaaatattcGTGTAGTTCGTGCAGTAAAACATTCAGCAGAATGTCACTTTTGACGAAACATCAAGAAGGCGGCTGTCCTGGTATCAATGTACCTATTGGTtacaattgttaa